Proteins from one Actinobacillus delphinicola genomic window:
- the dnaE gene encoding DNA polymerase III subunit alpha yields the protein MAAPRFVHLRVHSDFSMIDGLPKVKPLVKQAAKQEMVALGLTDFMNFCGLVKFYGECLGAGIKPIIGADFKIKSDLLGEDFFDLTLYANNNAGYQNITLLLSKAYQRGYTDFPYIDQEWLIEHAEGVIILSGGKEGDIGQLLLRTRTEPELLEQAVSFYETHFPDRFYLSLSRTGKNDEERYIQAAVALAKEKNLPVVAVNDVCFLEPEDFEAHEIRVAIHDGYTLDDARRPKNYTRQQYFRTEAEMCELFADIPSALENSVKIAERCTATLHLGEYFLPQFPTGEMSTEDFLVQKAHTGLEERLKILFPDEEVRAKERGKYDERLEVELGVINQMGFPGYFLIVMEFIQWSKDNDIPVGPGRGSGAGSLVAYALKITDLDPLEFDLLFERFLNPERVSMPDFDVDFCMDGRDRVIDHVAETYGRGAVSQIITFGTMAAKAVIRDVGRVLGHSYSFVDRISKLVPTEPGMTLEKAFAAEPKLPEIYEADEEVKALIDMARRLEGVTRNAGKHAGGVVIAPHLITDFAPLYCDSEGKHPVTHFDKSDVEYAGLVKFDFLGLRTLTIIKWALDMINPRLIAQGKPPVDINHIPLDDPKAFELLLKAETTAVFQLESRGMKDLIKRLRPDCFEDIIALVALFRPGPLQSGMVDNFIRRKHGEEEISYPDAEYQHISLKPILEPTYGIILYQEQVMQIAQVLAGYTLGGADLLRRAMGKKKPEEMAKQRSVFKAGAEKNNIDGELAMKIFDLVEKFAGYGFNKSHSAAYALVSYQTLWLKAHYPAEFMAAVMTSEMDNTDKIVGLYDECLRMGLTVVPPDINTGKHQFTVNDKGEIVYGIGAIKGVGEAPIGAIVEARKEGGFFKDLFDLCARVDLKRVNRRTFESLIKSGAFDKLGPHRAALAKNLEDALKAADQHAKDEDIGQGDMFGVLTDRPEDVETKYANTPKWTEHQILEGERETLGLYLSGHPISRYLPELEHYASTRLKDLTPSRRGQMSVACGLVVNFRVATTKKGNRIGIATLDDRSGRLDVTLFGEALDKNIEKIAKDNIIVCSGQVSFDDFSQGLRMNVRDVMSLEEARVHRANHLAISLSQDKITPALLRRLKEIIQPYSGGALPIQLYYQSPQGNALVRFGTQWAVNPQDPLLNNLMEFLGSDAVELVFRN from the coding sequence ATGGCTGCACCCCGTTTTGTTCATTTACGAGTACACAGTGATTTCTCTATGATTGATGGCTTACCCAAAGTAAAACCATTGGTAAAACAAGCAGCTAAACAAGAAATGGTCGCATTAGGTTTAACTGATTTTATGAATTTCTGCGGACTGGTAAAATTTTATGGGGAATGCTTAGGAGCGGGAATTAAACCTATTATTGGTGCTGATTTCAAAATAAAAAGTGATTTGCTTGGCGAAGACTTTTTCGATTTAACCCTTTATGCGAATAACAATGCAGGTTACCAAAATATTACCTTATTGCTTTCTAAAGCTTATCAGCGTGGTTATACCGATTTCCCTTACATTGATCAAGAATGGCTGATTGAACATGCAGAAGGGGTCATCATTTTATCGGGCGGTAAAGAAGGGGATATTGGGCAATTATTATTGCGTACCCGTACAGAACCTGAGTTACTTGAACAAGCAGTAAGTTTTTATGAAACACATTTTCCAGATCGTTTTTATTTAAGTTTAAGTCGGACAGGTAAAAATGATGAGGAACGTTATATCCAAGCTGCAGTTGCACTGGCAAAAGAAAAGAATTTACCTGTTGTGGCTGTCAATGATGTTTGTTTTTTAGAGCCTGAAGATTTCGAGGCACATGAAATTCGTGTGGCAATTCATGACGGTTATACGTTAGATGATGCAAGACGCCCTAAGAATTATACCCGCCAACAATATTTCCGCACAGAAGCTGAAATGTGTGAGCTTTTTGCGGATATTCCAAGTGCATTAGAAAATAGTGTGAAAATTGCAGAACGTTGTACGGCAACCTTGCATCTTGGAGAATATTTCTTACCACAATTCCCAACAGGGGAGATGAGTACTGAAGATTTCTTAGTACAAAAAGCACATACTGGCTTAGAAGAACGTTTGAAAATTCTTTTCCCAGATGAGGAAGTGAGAGCGAAAGAACGTGGCAAGTATGATGAACGCTTAGAGGTTGAACTAGGCGTAATTAACCAAATGGGATTCCCTGGATACTTTCTTATCGTGATGGAATTTATTCAGTGGTCTAAAGATAATGATATTCCTGTTGGACCTGGGCGTGGATCGGGTGCAGGATCGCTGGTTGCTTACGCATTAAAGATTACCGATTTGGATCCGTTAGAATTTGATCTGCTTTTCGAACGATTCTTAAATCCTGAACGTGTATCTATGCCCGATTTTGACGTAGATTTCTGTATGGATGGACGAGATCGTGTTATTGATCATGTTGCAGAAACCTATGGTCGAGGAGCAGTATCTCAAATTATTACCTTCGGTACAATGGCGGCAAAAGCCGTTATTCGTGATGTTGGACGTGTTCTTGGGCATTCTTATAGCTTTGTCGATAGAATTTCTAAATTAGTGCCCACTGAACCTGGCATGACATTAGAAAAAGCATTTGCTGCTGAGCCGAAATTACCCGAAATTTATGAGGCAGATGAAGAAGTTAAAGCACTCATTGATATGGCTCGCCGCTTAGAAGGGGTTACTCGTAATGCAGGAAAACATGCGGGTGGGGTAGTTATTGCTCCGCATTTGATCACTGACTTTGCTCCGCTTTATTGCGATAGCGAAGGGAAACATCCTGTTACGCATTTTGATAAAAGCGATGTGGAATATGCAGGGCTAGTGAAATTCGACTTTTTAGGGTTACGTACGCTAACTATCATTAAATGGGCATTGGATATGATTAATCCTCGCCTCATTGCGCAGGGTAAGCCACCCGTTGATATTAACCATATTCCTCTTGATGATCCAAAAGCATTTGAGCTTCTTCTTAAAGCGGAAACCACAGCGGTATTCCAGTTGGAATCTCGAGGCATGAAAGATCTGATTAAACGCCTACGTCCAGACTGTTTTGAAGATATCATTGCGTTGGTGGCATTATTTCGACCTGGTCCGTTGCAATCAGGGATGGTGGATAACTTTATCCGCCGTAAACACGGTGAGGAAGAAATTTCCTATCCAGATGCGGAATATCAACACATCTCTCTCAAACCGATTCTAGAACCAACCTACGGCATTATTTTGTATCAAGAACAAGTGATGCAAATTGCCCAAGTTTTAGCAGGTTACACCTTGGGTGGGGCGGATTTATTACGCCGTGCGATGGGTAAGAAAAAACCTGAAGAAATGGCAAAACAACGTAGTGTGTTTAAAGCAGGCGCTGAGAAAAATAATATTGATGGCGAACTTGCCATGAAGATTTTCGACTTGGTAGAAAAATTTGCAGGTTATGGTTTTAACAAATCTCACTCGGCTGCGTATGCACTCGTTTCCTATCAAACACTCTGGTTAAAAGCCCATTATCCGGCTGAATTTATGGCAGCCGTAATGACATCAGAAATGGATAATACTGACAAAATTGTTGGGCTTTATGATGAATGTTTACGCATGGGACTAACTGTGGTTCCACCTGATATAAATACTGGGAAACATCAATTTACCGTTAATGATAAAGGGGAAATTGTCTATGGTATTGGCGCAATTAAGGGGGTTGGTGAAGCACCGATCGGTGCAATTGTAGAAGCCCGAAAAGAGGGTGGTTTCTTTAAAGATTTATTTGATTTATGTGCAAGAGTTGACTTAAAACGTGTGAATCGCCGTACTTTTGAAAGCCTGATTAAATCGGGGGCTTTTGATAAACTCGGACCTCATCGTGCAGCCCTTGCAAAAAACCTTGAAGATGCCTTAAAAGCCGCTGATCAGCATGCGAAAGATGAGGATATTGGGCAAGGGGATATGTTTGGCGTATTAACTGATCGCCCAGAAGATGTCGAAACCAAATATGCGAATACACCAAAATGGACAGAACACCAAATTTTAGAAGGTGAGCGAGAAACCCTCGGACTTTATTTAAGCGGGCACCCGATAAGTCGTTATTTGCCTGAATTAGAGCATTATGCGAGTACACGTTTAAAAGATTTAACGCCAAGCCGTCGTGGGCAGATGAGTGTTGCTTGTGGTCTGGTCGTAAACTTCCGTGTAGCGACAACGAAGAAAGGAAATCGTATTGGTATCGCCACACTAGATGATCGGTCAGGTCGTCTTGATGTGACTTTATTTGGTGAGGCGTTAGATAAAAATATCGAAAAAATTGCGAAAGACAATATTATCGTGTGTAGCGGGCAAGTGAGCTTTGATGATTTTAGTCAGGGATTACGCATGAATGTGCGTGATGTGATGTCATTAGAAGAGGCTCGGGTACATCGTGCAAATCATCTTGCGATAAGCCTTTCACAAGACAAAATCACACCTGCGTTATTACGTCGATTAAAAGAAATTATTCAGCCTTACAGTGGAGGAGCGTTGCCTATTCAACTGTATTATCAAAGTCCACAGGGAAATGCGTTGGTACGTTTTGGCACACAGTGGGCGGTAAATCCACAGGATCCTCTTTTGAATAATTTAATGGAATTTTTAGGCAGTGATGCGGTTGAATTGGTTTTCAGAAATTAG
- the relA gene encoding GTP diphosphokinase produces the protein MVAIRGTHLLNPDNFDLKKWSSTLNVPAEVEADLEQAWNFACEKVMVRELDKAPIYYLLAGPEMVEILHSLNMDAESLVTAMLFPVLTQGSDDTVLDEIEEVFGIKIRKLLKGVADMDNIRQINTANSSNTTQIDNVRRMLLAMVEDFRCVIIKLAERIIFLRDDAHNHTQEERELAAKECSNIYAPLANRLGIGQLKWELEDYCFRVLHPESYRIIAKLLGERRLDREQYLDDFVCELRQYLKDNLYEVDVYGRPKHIYSIWKKMQKKHLEFEQLYDVRAVRIIVKELQDCYAVLGLVHTHFKHLPDQFDDYVANPKPNGYQSIHTVVLGKDDKPVEIQIRTQQMHDNAELGVAAHWKYKEGIVGGKTDYEEKIAWLRKLLAWQADIVDSGDILAEVRSQVFDDRVYVFTPRGEVVDLPTGSTPLDFAYAIHSQIGHRCIGAKVGGRIVPFTYQLQMGDQVEILTQKNPNPSRDWVNPNLGFTRTPKARSRINAFFKKLDREKDIPLGKEQFEHEVNALGLNLKQAEKNALMRYNLKHMDDFYAGIGSGDIRLQHLMNYLQNKKGKATAEQADADILRQVASRTTVINKDDRNQLVTVDGVGNLLHYMAGCCQPIYGDTIAGYITLGRGISIHRVDCEQFIEMQNSHPERVVEAHWGQKYSQDFRISIQIVASDRHGLLRDITTVLANHKINVLSVSTHAESKKQLAIIQMDIKLSDVDSLSKVLLGLTQIPDVIEAKRL, from the coding sequence ATGGTTGCAATTCGAGGAACTCATTTATTAAATCCAGATAATTTTGATTTAAAAAAATGGAGCAGTACCCTAAACGTCCCTGCTGAGGTTGAAGCAGATTTGGAGCAAGCATGGAATTTTGCTTGTGAAAAAGTGATGGTAAGGGAACTTGATAAAGCACCTATTTATTATCTTCTAGCTGGCCCAGAAATGGTAGAAATTCTGCATAGTTTAAATATGGATGCAGAAAGTCTTGTCACTGCAATGTTATTTCCCGTCCTTACGCAAGGTAGCGATGATACCGTCCTTGATGAAATTGAAGAAGTTTTTGGAATAAAAATTCGTAAATTACTGAAAGGCGTGGCGGATATGGATAACATTCGTCAAATTAATACAGCTAATTCTAGTAATACTACCCAAATTGACAATGTTCGCCGTATGCTTTTAGCCATGGTGGAAGATTTTCGTTGCGTGATTATTAAATTGGCTGAACGGATTATTTTCTTACGTGATGATGCTCATAATCATACTCAAGAAGAACGGGAATTAGCGGCAAAAGAATGCAGTAATATTTATGCACCACTTGCGAATCGTCTTGGAATCGGACAATTGAAATGGGAATTAGAAGATTATTGTTTTCGTGTATTACATCCTGAAAGTTACCGAATTATCGCAAAATTGCTTGGAGAACGTCGTTTAGATCGTGAACAATATCTAGATGATTTTGTTTGTGAATTACGTCAATACCTTAAAGATAATCTTTATGAAGTTGATGTGTATGGGCGACCAAAGCATATTTACAGCATTTGGAAAAAAATGCAGAAAAAACATCTGGAATTTGAACAACTCTATGATGTGCGGGCCGTACGCATTATTGTTAAAGAATTACAAGATTGTTATGCCGTACTCGGTTTAGTTCATACGCATTTTAAACACTTACCAGATCAATTTGATGATTACGTTGCTAATCCGAAACCAAATGGCTATCAATCTATTCATACTGTTGTCTTAGGAAAAGACGATAAACCCGTCGAAATACAAATTCGGACCCAACAAATGCACGATAATGCTGAATTAGGCGTTGCGGCACATTGGAAGTACAAAGAGGGCATTGTTGGTGGGAAAACAGATTATGAAGAAAAAATTGCATGGTTGAGAAAACTTTTAGCGTGGCAAGCGGATATAGTGGATTCTGGCGATATCTTGGCGGAAGTACGCTCACAAGTTTTTGACGATCGGGTTTATGTCTTTACGCCACGAGGTGAGGTAGTAGATCTACCAACAGGCTCAACGCCGTTAGATTTTGCGTATGCAATTCATAGTCAAATTGGGCATCGCTGTATCGGCGCAAAAGTTGGTGGGCGGATTGTACCTTTTACCTATCAATTACAAATGGGTGATCAGGTAGAGATTCTTACTCAGAAAAATCCAAATCCAAGTCGAGATTGGGTAAATCCAAATTTAGGCTTTACTCGCACTCCGAAAGCACGCAGTCGCATTAATGCTTTTTTTAAAAAATTGGATAGAGAGAAAGATATTCCGCTTGGCAAAGAACAATTTGAACATGAAGTCAATGCATTGGGGCTAAATTTAAAACAAGCTGAGAAAAATGCATTGATGCGCTACAACCTCAAGCATATGGATGATTTTTATGCGGGGATTGGTTCTGGTGATATTCGTTTACAACACCTGATGAATTATTTACAAAATAAAAAAGGTAAAGCGACTGCTGAACAAGCGGATGCAGATATTTTACGTCAAGTAGCAAGTCGTACGACAGTTATCAATAAAGATGATAGAAATCAATTGGTTACTGTAGATGGTGTTGGAAATTTATTGCACTATATGGCGGGTTGTTGCCAGCCTATTTATGGCGATACCATAGCAGGTTATATTACCCTTGGGCGAGGCATTTCTATTCATCGTGTTGATTGTGAACAATTTATTGAGATGCAAAATAGCCATCCCGAACGTGTCGTCGAAGCTCATTGGGGACAAAAATATTCTCAAGATTTTCGAATTAGTATTCAGATTGTAGCAAGTGATCGCCATGGATTATTACGAGATATTACGACGGTTTTAGCCAATCATAAAATTAATGTCCTTTCTGTATCTACACACGCAGAAAGTAAAAAACAATTAGCGATTATTCAAATGGATATTAAATTAAGCGATGTCGATAGCTTGAGTAAAGTTTTGCTGGGATTAACGCAAATTCCAGATGTCATTGAAGCAAAACGTTTATAA
- a CDS encoding pseudouridine synthase, with amino-acid sequence MQKTRFRPSKTHFSRKAQSPRNTPVAKKSPIKKTLEQTKVVLFNKPFDVLTQFSDDSGRKTLKDFIPVPEVYAAGRLDRDSEGLLLLTNNGEIQHRLANPKFKLPKVYFVQVEGDVSDESLQKLRQGITLNDGKTLPAKAERMLPPFPLWERIPPIRERKNIPTTWLRLEITEGRNRQVRRMTAHVGNPTLRLIRYNIGDLTLDNIAIGEYKELSLNEIKILAKKLKLSLPNEKPTR; translated from the coding sequence ATGCAAAAAACAAGATTTCGCCCATCCAAAACACATTTTTCTCGCAAAGCACAATCCCCTAGAAACACGCCCGTTGCAAAAAAATCACCAATAAAAAAAACCTTGGAACAAACCAAAGTGGTGCTTTTTAATAAACCCTTTGATGTTTTAACACAATTTAGCGATGACAGTGGTCGCAAAACATTAAAAGACTTTATCCCAGTTCCTGAAGTTTATGCAGCAGGTCGGCTTGATCGTGATAGTGAAGGTCTATTACTACTGACGAATAACGGAGAAATTCAACACCGCCTCGCTAATCCAAAATTTAAATTACCTAAAGTATATTTTGTACAAGTTGAAGGCGACGTATCCGATGAATCCTTACAAAAATTACGTCAAGGTATCACATTAAATGATGGAAAAACCTTACCTGCTAAAGCAGAACGCATGTTGCCTCCTTTTCCACTATGGGAACGTATTCCGCCAATCCGAGAACGCAAAAATATCCCTACCACATGGTTAAGGCTAGAAATTACAGAAGGACGCAATCGCCAAGTTAGAAGAATGACCGCTCACGTCGGTAATCCAACATTGCGCCTTATCCGTTATAATATTGGTGACTTAACATTAGACAATATCGCAATAGGTGAATATAAAGAACTTTCGTTGAATGAAATTAAAATTTTGGCAAAAAAGTTAAAGCTATCCTTGCCCAATGAGAAACCAACCCGATAA
- a CDS encoding cytochrome c peroxidase, giving the protein MKKFILGCGILGVIGYLGTVGYVHNFDKAQTEKLLKQQYPGKNQQIANILHESGCQNCHTPNPTLPFYANIPGLNKLVDLDIKRGNQLFNLNTFLEGLKDPSKISEVDLAKLEHVLKDNSMPPLRFKMIHWGSGLTQEENNLLLDWIYEQRQQKFLPQNTQGVDAKRSVQPIPNALSIDAKKAALGNILYHDVRLSGDNTVSCHTCHQLNNGGVDGLVTSTGIKGQKGGINAPTVFNAAFNKTQFWDGRAKDLAAQAGGPPLNPVEMGSKDWNEIIHKLSQDEALKKQFLELYPAITPENITNAIAEFEKTLITPNSAFDKYLKGDKKALSPSAIKGYKLFIENKCSTCHVGVALGGQSYELFGIYDNYFANRKQPQTDADKGRFSQTQNPADLHRFKVPTLRNVALTAPYFHDGSVTDLGEAIKLMAHYQSGTDLTPEQVSDIKAFLESLTGEYQGKVLTTNKQK; this is encoded by the coding sequence ATGAAAAAATTTATCTTAGGTTGCGGTATTCTCGGTGTTATCGGCTATTTGGGGACGGTTGGGTATGTCCATAATTTTGACAAAGCCCAAACTGAAAAACTATTAAAACAGCAATATCCTGGTAAAAATCAACAAATTGCGAATATCTTACATGAAAGTGGGTGTCAAAATTGCCATACCCCAAATCCCACTTTACCTTTTTATGCCAATATCCCTGGTTTAAATAAATTAGTTGATCTCGATATCAAACGTGGTAATCAATTATTCAATTTAAATACTTTTTTAGAAGGCTTAAAAGATCCGAGCAAAATCTCAGAGGTTGATTTAGCAAAATTAGAACATGTCTTAAAAGATAACAGCATGCCTCCTCTACGTTTTAAAATGATCCACTGGGGAAGCGGTTTAACTCAAGAAGAAAATAACCTATTACTCGATTGGATTTATGAACAGCGCCAACAAAAATTCTTACCACAAAATACGCAAGGCGTTGATGCAAAACGTAGTGTCCAACCAATCCCAAATGCCCTTTCTATTGATGCTAAAAAGGCAGCCTTAGGCAACATTTTATACCATGACGTGCGTCTTTCAGGGGATAATACTGTTTCTTGCCACACTTGCCACCAACTAAATAATGGTGGTGTAGATGGACTTGTTACCTCTACAGGAATTAAAGGGCAAAAAGGGGGAATTAATGCTCCAACAGTATTTAATGCAGCATTTAATAAAACTCAATTCTGGGATGGTCGTGCTAAAGATCTTGCTGCACAGGCTGGAGGTCCGCCACTCAATCCAGTTGAAATGGGATCAAAAGATTGGAATGAAATCATCCATAAACTTTCTCAAGATGAGGCTCTCAAAAAACAATTCCTCGAACTTTACCCAGCTATTACGCCAGAAAATATTACGAACGCAATTGCTGAATTTGAAAAAACATTAATTACACCAAACAGTGCATTTGATAAATATCTCAAGGGTGATAAAAAAGCACTTAGTCCAAGTGCAATCAAAGGATATAAATTATTCATTGAAAATAAATGTAGCACTTGTCACGTCGGCGTTGCATTAGGTGGACAGTCTTATGAATTGTTCGGAATATACGATAATTATTTCGCTAATCGTAAACAACCACAAACAGATGCTGATAAAGGACGTTTCTCCCAAACACAAAACCCAGCAGATTTACATAGATTTAAAGTGCCAACGCTACGCAATGTTGCATTGACCGCACCTTATTTCCATGACGGCAGCGTAACAGATCTAGGAGAAGCGATTAAACTTATGGCACATTATCAAAGTGGTACAGATCTTACTCCAGAACAAGTTTCTGATATTAAAGCCTTCTTAGAATCTTTAACGGGCGAGTATCAAGGAAAAGTTTTAACAACTAATAAACAAAAATAA
- the recO gene encoding DNA repair protein RecO produces MDNWQRAFVLHRKPYGESSLLVDIFSEETGRLTLLAKGARGKRSPWKSVLQPFTPLLVRWSGKGALKILTRAEAAAITLPLQNAALYSGFYVNEIMIRLLEKETAYPALFQDYLTCLTELTQYPEHLEATLRTFEFKLLDYLGYGIDFCHCVGTGKPVDENMTYQYRAERGFIASIVKDNMTFYGRELLAFAERDFSDPQVRIAAKRFMRVVLKSYLGDKPLKSRELFSQVYLGKNNLKLY; encoded by the coding sequence ATGGATAATTGGCAACGTGCATTTGTGCTACACCGTAAACCCTATGGTGAAAGCAGTTTACTCGTTGATATTTTTAGTGAAGAGACTGGGCGCCTTACTTTATTAGCAAAAGGCGCTCGGGGAAAACGTTCACCTTGGAAAAGTGTTTTACAGCCATTCACTCCGTTATTAGTCCGCTGGTCTGGGAAGGGCGCGTTAAAAATTCTTACCCGAGCTGAAGCTGCCGCTATAACCTTACCTTTACAGAATGCTGCGTTATATAGTGGTTTTTATGTGAATGAAATTATGATTCGGTTATTGGAAAAAGAAACAGCCTATCCTGCACTGTTCCAAGATTATTTAACATGTTTAACTGAATTAACCCAATATCCAGAACATTTAGAAGCAACTTTACGGACATTTGAGTTTAAGTTACTCGATTATCTAGGTTACGGAATTGATTTTTGCCATTGTGTCGGAACAGGAAAACCTGTCGATGAAAATATGACATATCAATATCGTGCTGAACGTGGTTTTATTGCCTCTATTGTTAAGGATAATATGACGTTTTATGGGCGCGAATTATTGGCTTTTGCGGAAAGAGATTTTTCTGATCCGCAAGTCAGAATTGCAGCAAAACGCTTTATGCGGGTAGTATTAAAAAGTTATTTGGGCGATAAACCATTAAAAAGCCGTGAACTATTTTCACAAGTTTATTTAGGAAAAAATAATTTAAAACTTTACTAG
- the proS gene encoding proline--tRNA ligase gives MRASKYLFSTLKETPNDAQVVSHQLMLRAGMVRPLASGLYTWLPTGLRVLKKVENIVRDEMSRTSALEIEMPVVQPAELWQESKRWEQYGPELLRFVDRGNRDFVLGPTHEEVVTDLVRREITSYRQLPLALYQIQTKFRDEVRPRFGIMRSREFLMQDGYSFHLSHESLQETYEEMYRAYSNIFLRLGLDFRAVHADTGSIGGNASHEFQVLADSGEDDIVFSTDSDYAANIELAEAIAVGERQAPTAEMILVDTPNAKTIDELVREHGLKAEKIAKTLIVKGATEEAPLIALMVRGDHELNEIKAQKHPLVADPLEFATDEEIRAVVGAGTGSLGALELNMPIIVDRSVAIMSDFAMGANQDGKHYFNVNWERDLPMAEVADIRNVVAGDVSPDGKGTLHIKRGIEVAHIFQLGKKYSEAMNATVQGEDGRPQVMTMGCYGIGVSRVVAAAIEQSHDDRGIIWPTDEIAPFKMAIVPMNMHKSEVVKEFAEQLYDDLRFKGVEVILDDRNERPGVMFADMELIGVPHMIVIGEKNLNNGQIEYKNRKTGEKLLISKDELMTFLASL, from the coding sequence ATGCGAGCAAGTAAATATCTTTTTTCAACATTGAAAGAAACACCAAATGATGCTCAGGTTGTGAGTCACCAACTTATGTTACGTGCAGGGATGGTACGCCCTTTAGCATCAGGGCTTTATACATGGTTACCAACCGGCTTGCGTGTACTTAAAAAAGTTGAAAACATCGTTCGTGATGAAATGTCTAGAACTAGTGCATTAGAAATTGAAATGCCAGTTGTTCAACCAGCAGAATTATGGCAGGAATCTAAACGTTGGGAACAATATGGTCCAGAATTACTTCGTTTTGTTGACCGTGGTAATCGTGATTTCGTGCTTGGACCAACTCACGAAGAAGTTGTCACTGATTTAGTTCGTCGTGAAATTACCTCATACCGCCAATTACCGCTTGCATTATATCAAATTCAAACTAAATTCCGTGATGAAGTACGCCCACGTTTTGGGATTATGCGTAGCCGTGAATTTTTAATGCAAGATGGTTATTCTTTCCATTTAAGTCACGAATCATTACAAGAAACTTATGAAGAAATGTATCGTGCTTATAGCAACATTTTCCTACGCTTAGGCTTAGATTTCCGTGCAGTGCATGCAGATACAGGATCTATCGGCGGTAATGCATCTCATGAGTTCCAAGTTTTAGCAGATAGTGGGGAAGACGATATCGTATTCTCAACAGATTCTGACTATGCAGCAAATATTGAACTTGCAGAAGCAATTGCAGTAGGTGAACGTCAAGCACCAACAGCAGAAATGATTTTGGTTGATACGCCAAATGCAAAAACCATTGATGAATTAGTGCGTGAACACGGATTAAAAGCAGAAAAAATTGCGAAAACCCTTATTGTTAAAGGGGCAACCGAAGAAGCTCCTTTAATCGCATTAATGGTACGTGGTGATCATGAATTAAATGAGATCAAAGCACAAAAACATCCACTTGTTGCTGATCCACTTGAATTTGCAACCGATGAAGAAATTCGTGCCGTAGTTGGTGCGGGTACAGGTTCGCTTGGTGCATTAGAATTAAATATGCCAATTATCGTTGACCGTAGCGTTGCGATCATGAGTGATTTTGCGATGGGTGCAAACCAAGATGGTAAACATTATTTCAATGTAAACTGGGAACGTGATTTACCAATGGCAGAAGTTGCAGATATCCGTAATGTTGTAGCAGGTGATGTAAGTCCAGATGGTAAAGGTACACTTCATATCAAACGTGGTATTGAAGTTGCACATATTTTCCAACTTGGTAAAAAATACTCTGAAGCAATGAATGCAACCGTTCAAGGTGAAGATGGTCGCCCACAAGTGATGACAATGGGTTGCTATGGTATCGGTGTAAGTCGTGTTGTAGCTGCTGCGATTGAACAAAGCCATGACGATCGTGGTATCATTTGGCCAACTGATGAAATTGCACCATTCAAAATGGCAATCGTACCAATGAACATGCATAAATCAGAAGTGGTAAAAGAATTTGCAGAACAACTTTACGATGATTTACGTTTCAAAGGCGTAGAAGTTATTCTTGATGACCGTAATGAACGCCCAGGTGTGATGTTTGCGGATATGGAATTAATCGGTGTGCCACATATGATCGTAATTGGTGAGAAAAACCTTAACAACGGTCAAATTGAATATAAAAACCGTAAAACAGGCGAAAAATTATTAATTTCTAAAGATGAGTTAATGACTTTCTTAGCCTCTCTTTAA
- a CDS encoding diacylglycerol kinase, giving the protein MQQTKGLTHLINSTRYSIKGLKAALSETAFRQELILTAILVPLALWLGKNKIECILLICSVLLVLVVELLNTGIEAVVNRIGTEYHELSGRAKDLGSAAVFVALVILFVTWFGILVF; this is encoded by the coding sequence ATGCAACAAACGAAAGGATTAACGCATCTTATCAATTCAACACGTTATTCAATTAAAGGACTTAAAGCCGCATTGAGCGAGACTGCTTTTCGTCAAGAATTAATTCTAACAGCAATTTTAGTACCACTCGCATTATGGCTTGGTAAAAATAAAATTGAATGCATTTTACTAATTTGTTCCGTGCTTTTGGTGTTGGTTGTTGAACTGTTAAATACTGGAATAGAAGCAGTAGTGAATCGAATTGGAACGGAATATCATGAATTATCAGGTCGAGCAAAAGATTTGGGATCCGCAGCCGTTTTTGTTGCATTAGTCATTTTATTTGTGACGTGGTTTGGTATTTTAGTTTTTTAA